A window of the Chelonoidis abingdonii isolate Lonesome George chromosome 19, CheloAbing_2.0, whole genome shotgun sequence genome harbors these coding sequences:
- the LOC116833709 gene encoding fibulin-7-like, whose product MHVDECANNQHNCSRGELCVNVFGGYRCVRPECPEPRLNTSYVKTSVHQCARNPCPVNSRACRLAANSISFHYLPLQSNRTVPRVLFKMSTTHLMGESLRFTITGGRGQGVFAVRRSDRHTGELILTSLVVGPTTLEVELEMSKLAQKVLLGKHIFRVTAFISQYEF is encoded by the exons ATGC ATGTGGACGAATGCGCCAACAATCAGCACAACTGCAGCCGTGGCGAGCTCTGTGTCAATGTCTTCGGGGGCTACCGGTGTGTGCGCCCCGAGTGCCCCGAGCCCAGGCTCAACACCAGCTACGTCAAGACCTCAGTCCA TCAGTGTGCGCGCAACCCGTGCCCTGTGAACAGCAGAGCCTGCCGCCTGGCCGCCAACTCCATCTCCTTCCACTACCTGCCGCTCCAGTCCAACCGCACCGTGCCCAGGGTGCTCTTCAAGATGTCCACCACCCACCTGATGGGCGAGAGCCTCCGCTTCACCATCACAGGTGGCAGGGGCCAGGGCGTCTTCGCTGTGCGGCGCTCTGACCGGCACACTGGCGAGCTGATCCTCACCAGCCTGGTGGTGGGGCCGACCACTTTGGAGGTGGAGCTGGAAATGAGCAAACTCGCCCAGAAGGTTCTTCTTGGGAAGCACATCTTCAGGGTCACGGCCTTCATCTCCCAGTATGAGTTCTGA